The Methanothrix sp. genome has a segment encoding these proteins:
- a CDS encoding ABC transporter ATP-binding protein yields MLDVKDLHFSYGDTPVLRGVSFEVNEGELCGLFGPNGCGKTTLFKCCLNFLKSNRGSIRMDGKDIKKLKVEDMAKIVAYVPQEHKPPFPYLAREVVLMGRTPRLNGFFGISRDDKMKAAEALDLLGLTELADHPYNQLSGGQRQMILMARAIAQETPLMFLDEPTSALDFSNQIRIWRIMRMVAERGVTILACSHDPNHVSWFCDKVVVMKDNRIIKEGSSRNVITEETMDEIYQDVRSVRSFGGIRVVLPRDVALREEMRGFGKRAVGMIGASDEGWDRLQRGGKKESVILSQTLSHRLGECGVDKRQIRSGEA; encoded by the coding sequence ATGCTCGATGTCAAAGACCTTCACTTCAGCTATGGAGACACCCCGGTATTGAGGGGGGTGTCCTTTGAGGTGAACGAGGGTGAGCTATGTGGCTTATTTGGCCCCAATGGCTGCGGAAAGACAACCCTATTCAAGTGCTGCCTGAACTTTCTGAAGTCCAATCGCGGGTCTATCCGTATGGACGGAAAGGATATCAAGAAATTGAAGGTCGAGGACATGGCCAAGATAGTGGCCTATGTTCCCCAGGAGCATAAGCCTCCATTCCCCTATCTGGCCCGGGAGGTGGTCTTGATGGGCAGAACCCCCCGGCTGAATGGATTCTTTGGTATCAGCAGGGATGATAAGATGAAGGCTGCTGAGGCCCTGGATCTTCTGGGGCTGACAGAGCTTGCCGATCATCCCTACAATCAGCTATCAGGAGGCCAGCGCCAGATGATACTGATGGCCAGGGCAATCGCCCAGGAGACGCCGCTCATGTTCCTGGATGAGCCGACATCAGCTCTGGACTTCAGCAACCAGATCAGAATCTGGAGGATAATGAGGATGGTCGCAGAGAGGGGAGTCACCATCCTGGCCTGCAGCCACGACCCCAATCACGTGAGCTGGTTTTGCGACAAGGTGGTGGTGATGAAGGACAACCGCATCATCAAGGAAGGATCCTCAAGAAATGTCATCACCGAGGAGACGATGGATGAGATCTATCAGGATGTCCGCTCTGTGAGGAGCTTTGGGGGGATAAGAGTGGTGCTGCCGAGGGATGTGGCGCTCCGGGAGGAGATGAGAGGCTTTGGAAAGAGAGCTGTGGGGATGATTGGGGCCTCTGATGAGGGTTGGGATCGGTTGCAGCGGGGCGGGAAAAAGGAGAGTGTTATCCTCTCTCAGACCCTGAGCCATCGATTGGGGGAGTGTGGGGTTGATAAGAGGCAGATCCGCTCTGGAGAGGCCTGA
- a CDS encoding iron ABC transporter permease encodes MADTIRKIGLLERLGFDISSGYSEGRKILILSALLILLLITVGVAITFGAYNISIADVYRIVLVHISPFADVTGVTKLHNTIVWELRIPRVLLAVIVGTALATAGAVFQGCFRNPLVEPYILGISSGAAFGAAMGIVYSSFFLSIQLSAFIFGSLAVAMAYFLARVRKETPIVTLILAGVIIGSIFSAMVSILKYIATDAALREIVFWLMGGFYYATWGDVRLLAPIMIPCFLIMWALGWKLNILSMGDDEARALGVNPEKYKFILITLATLVTSLAVSTVGIIAWVGLMMPHATRMMLGPDHRYVIPASAILGGSYLLVCDTMARTLTSSEIPVGIITSILGAPYLFYLLRTRGKAMLG; translated from the coding sequence TTGGCAGATACAATCAGGAAAATAGGCTTGCTGGAGCGGCTGGGCTTCGATATCTCATCTGGTTACTCGGAAGGCCGCAAGATCCTGATACTCTCAGCTCTTTTGATACTTCTTCTCATCACAGTCGGGGTGGCGATAACCTTTGGAGCCTATAACATCTCCATCGCCGATGTCTATCGAATCGTACTGGTCCATATATCTCCCTTTGCAGATGTGACCGGCGTCACCAAGCTTCATAACACCATCGTTTGGGAACTCAGAATTCCCCGAGTCCTCCTGGCAGTGATCGTAGGCACAGCCCTGGCCACGGCAGGCGCAGTCTTCCAGGGCTGCTTCAGAAATCCGCTGGTCGAGCCCTATATCCTGGGCATCTCCTCTGGGGCTGCTTTTGGCGCCGCTATGGGCATAGTCTATTCCAGCTTTTTCCTGTCCATCCAGCTCTCTGCATTTATCTTTGGTTCTCTGGCCGTGGCCATGGCATACTTCCTGGCCCGCGTCAGGAAAGAGACGCCCATAGTGACTCTGATCCTGGCTGGCGTGATCATCGGCTCAATATTCTCTGCAATGGTCTCCATCCTAAAGTATATCGCCACAGATGCTGCCCTGCGGGAGATCGTCTTCTGGTTGATGGGTGGCTTTTATTATGCCACATGGGGCGACGTCCGCCTTCTCGCTCCGATCATGATTCCCTGTTTCCTGATCATGTGGGCCCTGGGCTGGAAGCTGAACATCCTCTCCATGGGCGATGACGAGGCCAGAGCCCTTGGAGTCAACCCAGAGAAGTACAAGTTCATCCTCATCACCCTGGCCACGCTTGTAACCTCCCTGGCAGTGTCCACAGTGGGAATTATCGCCTGGGTGGGCCTGATGATGCCCCATGCCACGCGAATGATGCTGGGACCTGATCATCGATATGTCATCCCTGCATCGGCCATTCTTGGGGGATCTTATCTTCTGGTCTGTGATACCATGGCGCGAACGCTCACCAGCTCTGAGATCCCAGTAGGAATCATCACCTCCATCCTCGGAGCACCATACCTGTTCTATCTTCTCAGGACCAGAGGCAAGGCGATGCTGGGATGA
- a CDS encoding FmdE family protein: MRINRFAVTVLLLMFLVPGLALGDGVDMYQLGADATNYAMTELGFEKGDANVLAVTNAGYPVINGQTTDLCLDAVMEISGCTPGKENLANILSAPWKPLWFGFFNKNTGEAVYMKVKADASGFEIQDKDKIDTETILANVDSWDPGNFSHMLPIANIWAHDKTSYTFMKSVQLHDHLCPGVSSGLLLAKYMERELPIENPASQSYSVIACPNWCKDDYFQIAWDCTPGKSGLFVKSLTADETSALTEKNNGTRVAGIFIRWDASSKSGDGLVLGFNFSKAESMSNADIWPSWAYRLKEDVVLMDAIDSPEDFVSTIKEFSLSNNNELVALQSAGVHPLKVLGVLT; this comes from the coding sequence TTGAGAATAAACAGATTTGCAGTAACTGTTCTGCTCCTGATGTTCCTGGTGCCAGGATTGGCCCTGGGAGATGGGGTGGATATGTACCAGCTAGGAGCTGATGCAACGAACTACGCCATGACAGAACTGGGATTCGAGAAGGGAGATGCCAACGTCCTGGCCGTCACCAATGCCGGATACCCGGTGATCAATGGCCAGACAACAGATTTGTGCCTTGATGCTGTGATGGAGATCTCCGGCTGCACTCCTGGAAAGGAGAACCTGGCCAACATCCTGAGTGCTCCCTGGAAGCCCCTCTGGTTCGGCTTCTTCAATAAAAACACCGGAGAAGCTGTCTACATGAAGGTGAAGGCTGACGCCTCCGGCTTCGAGATCCAGGATAAGGATAAGATCGATACCGAGACCATCCTCGCCAATGTAGATAGCTGGGATCCGGGCAACTTCAGCCACATGCTGCCCATCGCCAATATCTGGGCTCATGATAAAACCTCATACACCTTCATGAAGTCCGTCCAGCTCCATGACCACCTCTGCCCTGGAGTCTCCAGTGGCCTCCTGCTTGCGAAATATATGGAAAGGGAGCTCCCAATAGAGAATCCTGCCAGCCAGAGCTACTCAGTGATCGCTTGTCCCAACTGGTGCAAAGATGACTACTTCCAGATAGCTTGGGACTGCACTCCTGGAAAGAGCGGCCTCTTCGTCAAGTCCCTCACTGCAGACGAGACAAGCGCTTTGACCGAGAAAAATAACGGCACCAGAGTCGCAGGGATATTCATCCGCTGGGATGCATCATCCAAGTCCGGTGACGGCCTGGTCCTCGGGTTCAACTTCAGCAAGGCAGAGAGCATGAGCAATGCAGACATCTGGCCGAGCTGGGCCTACAGGCTGAAGGAGGACGTCGTCCTGATGGATGCCATCGACTCTCCAGAGGATTTCGTCTCCACCATCAAGGAGTTCAGCCTCTCGAATAACAACGAGCTTGTCGCCCTCCAGAGCGCTGGAGTCCATCCCCTGAAGGTCCTTGGAGTCTTAACCTGA